From Aspergillus chevalieri M1 DNA, chromosome 4, nearly complete sequence, a single genomic window includes:
- a CDS encoding histone deacetylase complex subunit SAP30 Sin3-binding domain-containing protein (COG:S;~EggNog:ENOG410PSGI;~InterPro:IPR025718,IPR038291,IPR024145;~PFAM:PF13867;~go_function: GO:0005515 - protein binding [Evidence IEA]) gives MAPPRQQRTATVADDSRSEASSGPREPKTTTSKGRKGANGTNSSSRADGRASAAINAATANVTSAPAQQQPPEELPNIPWSDMPLDILHSYRHAYNLPIPSAYSKTYSHILLSQGIGIRSPTSIAVQRSQILAQHPHAHPQPASSSSSATANGIIHRSDNRNRNHSSRKHNNASPYNEKDKLNRIIGQSRVSKEDLALAVRKHFNSAGLAEQETIARFLYKVREEGKGRQFRLRFQP, from the exons ATGGCACCCCCGCGACAGCAGCGGACGGCTACAGTAGCCGATGACTCGAGATCAGAAGCATCCAGTGGTCCCAGGGAACCCAAGACGACGACAAGCAAGGGTCGCAAGGGAGCAAATGGGACGAATTCATCATCAAGAGCGGACGGGAGAGCTTCTGCGGCCATCAATGCTGCGACTGCGAATGTGACCAGTGCCCCCGCTCAACAGCAACCACCGGAGGAATTGCCGAAT ATCCCCTGGTCCGACATGCCCCTCGATATCCTCCACTCCTACCGCCACGCCTACAACCTCCCCATCCCCAGCGCCTACTCCAAAACCTACTCACACATCCTCCTCTCGCAGGGAATCGGCATCCGATCTCCAACTTCAATAGCCGTCCAGCGCTCCCAGATCCTCGCGCAGCACCCACACGCACACCCGCAacccgcttcttcttcttcctcggctACGGCCAATGGCATCATCCACCGAAGCGACAACCGCAACCGCAACCACAGCTCCCGCAAGCATAACAATGCTTCTCCGTATAATGAAAAAGATAAGCTTAATCGGATAATCGGCCAGAGTCGGGTGAGCAAGGAGGATCTTGCGTTGGCGGTGCGCAAGCATTTCAATAGTGCCGGGCTGGCGGAGCAGGAGACTATTGCGAGGTTTCTGTATAAGGTCCgtgaggaggggaaggggaggCAGTTCCGGCTGAGGTTTCAGCCTTAg
- a CDS encoding C2H2-type zinc finger protein (COG:K;~EggNog:ENOG410PSX7;~InterPro:IPR036236,IPR013087;~PFAM:PF00096): MPSPVSSVDFSNLLNPQSSDSDPLAASRQQTTSAPATPSGPPSTNMASSVSLLPPLMKGARPATEEVRQDLPRPYKCPLCDRAFHRLEHQTRHIRTHTGEKPHACQFPGCTKRFSRSDELTRHSRIHNNPNSRRSNKAQHLAAAAAAAAGAQDNAHAIVNNAAGSMMPPPSKPITRSAPVSQVGSPDVSPPHSYANYASHMRSNLGPYPRSSERASSGMDINLLATAASQVERDDHFGFHNPPRSHHHHHHHHPLLSSRHHGSNSRLPSLSAYAISQSMSRSHSHEEDDSYSHRIKRSRPNSPNSTAPSSPTFSHDSLSPTPDHTPLATPAHSPRLRPLGSSELHLPSIRHLSIHTPALAPMEPQAEGPQYYNPGQGNAGPSISDIMSRPDGTQRKLPVPQVPKVAVQDMLNPTSGFPSMSSSTNNSVAGGDLADRF; this comes from the coding sequence ATGCCATCGCCGGTGTCTTCAGTCGACTTCTCCAATCTACTGAATCCTCAATCCTCGGATTCAGACCCTCTCGCCGCCTCTCGTCAACAGACCACGTCAGCACCGGCTACTCCCTCTGGTCCTCCCTCAACCAACATGGCCTCTTCCGTGAGTCTACTGCCTCCTCTGATGAAGGGTGCTCGTCCGGCCACCGAAGAGGTGCGCCAGGACCTCCCTCGGCCTTACAAGTGCCCCCTCTGTGACCGCGCATTCCACCGTTTGGAGCACCAGACCCGTCATATTCGAACGCATACTGGTGAGAAGCCGCATGCTTGCCAGTTTCCGGGGTGCACAAAGCGTTTCAGTCGCTCTGATGAGCTGACTCGCCACTCGAGAATCCACAACAACCCCAACTCGAGACGCAGCAACAAGGCGCAGCATCTGGCCGCAGCGGCCGCAGCGGCTGCAGGTGCTCAGGACAACGCCCATGCCATCGTGAACAATGCGGCTGGCTCCATGATGCCCCCACCTAGCAAGCCTATCACCCGCTCCGCTCCCGTCTCTCAGGTCGGTTCGCCCGACGTCTCTCCTCCCCACTCCTACGCCAACTACGCCAGCCACATGCGTTCGAATTTGGGTCCTTACCCTCGCAGTAGTGAGCGGGCATCATCGGGTATGGACATCAACCTCCTGGCCACTGCAGCCTCGCAAGTCGAGCGTGATGATCACTTTGGATTCCACAACCCTCCGCGcagccatcaccatcatcatcaccaccaccctcTGCTCAGCTCGCGGCACCACGGTAGCAACAGTCGtcttccttctctctctGCATATGCCATCTCTCAGAGCATGTCTCGTTCGCATTCgcatgaggaagatgactCCTACTCCCATCGCATTAAGCGTTCGAGGCCGAACTCGCCCAACTCCACCGCACCCTCTTCTCCCACCTTCTCCCACGATTCTCTCTCCCCAACTCCTGACCACACTCCGCTGGCCACTCCGGCCCACTCGCCGCGTTTGAGGCCTTTGGGTTCGAGTGAACTGCATTTGCCATCGATACGTCACTTGTCGATCCACACGCCGGCCTTGGCACCGATGGAGCCCCAGGCTGAGGGTCCTCAGTACTACAACCCCGGTCAAGGCAATGCTGGCCCGAGCATTTCCGACATCATGTCGAGGCCAGATGGTACGCAGCGGAAGCTTCCAGTACCACAGGTTCCCAAGGTGGCTGTTCAGGACATGTTGAATCCTACGAGCGGCTTTCCGTCCATGTCCTCGTCAACCAACAATTCGGTCGCTGGAGGTGACCTGGCGGACCGCTTCTAA
- a CDS encoding uncharacterized protein (COG:S;~EggNog:ENOG410PY10) yields MMIPPPAPSLSSVTDYYPSSTTLSTSSVDTGLASDLARHDILEDDGNGVLVVPQTHSPSESQSFIQTPAPRISNTRPIFYSSRAYYDYDDYDNATNNHNYNYACLFHILNCHETFTDIEHWKTHVLSHFRTHQPPPMARCPICPTITSPTSPTNTNNTPNNIFTDTPHSRAWDALLDHIDTVHYQHGHTLANTRPDFELLRYLFRLRIISEEQFKLVQVVPGAGSPGYQRGMEPARARMGSAEEPFCAAYSRRRERRMTEERRRGWGVA; encoded by the coding sequence ATGATGATACCGCCTCCCGCCCCGTCGCTATCCAGCGTCACCGACTACTATCCATCCTCCACCACTCTATCTACCTCGTCCGTGGATACGGGACTCGCCTCTGATCTCGCCAGACATGATATCCTCGAAGACGACGGCAACGGGGTCCTCGTCGTGCCTCAAACGCACTCTCCAAGCGAGAGCCAATCCTTCATCCAGACCCCGGCGCCTAGGATCTCAAATACCCGACCGATCTTCTATTCCTCACGCGCTTATTACGATTATGATGACTACGATAACGCaaccaacaaccacaactACAACTACGCCTGTCTTTTCCACATCCTGAACTGCCATGAGACTTTCACCGATATCGAACACTGGAAAACTCATGTGCTGAGCCATTTCCGCACGCACCAGCCGCCTCCTATGGCGCGCTGCCCTATCTGTCCTACCATCACCTCTCCCACTTctcccaccaacaccaacaacaccccCAATAACATCTTCACAGACACTCCCCACAGCCGCGCCTGGGACGCCCTCCTTGACCACATCGACACAGTCCATTACCAGCACGGCCACACTCTAGCCAACACCCGTCCGGACTTTGAACTGCTGCGCTACCTTTTCCGGCTGCGCATTATCAGCGAGGAGCAGTTTAAGTTGGTGCAGGTGGTGCCGGGGGCGGGGAGTCCAGGGTATCAGCGGGGGATGGAACCTGCGAGGGCCAGGATGGGGAGTGCAGAGGAACCGTTCTGTGCGGCTTATAGTAGACGgagagagaggaggatgacggaggagaggaggagaggatggGGTGTTGCTTAA
- the LSM1 gene encoding U6 snRNA-associated Sm-like protein LSm1 (COG:A;~EggNog:ENOG410PR4U;~InterPro:IPR034104,IPR010920,IPR001163;~PFAM:PF01423;~go_process: GO:0000956 - nuclear-transcribed mRNA catabolic process [Evidence IEA]) translates to MERLSIHDPPPAATQQSQQQPPQQQQQNLGSASMVTQGPPQLPPQMFTTAAQLLDLTDKKLVLVLRDGRKLVGVLRSWDQFANLVLQDTVERIYAGGLYADIPRGIFIVRGENVLLLGEIDLDREDDVPPNIQQAPFEEVYALKKKEDSERQTSDKKRHGNLQKLGFEAEHSGETLLF, encoded by the exons ATGGAGCGCCTCTCGATCCACGACCCCCCGCCTGCCGCCACGCAACAGtcgcaacaacaaccaccccaacagcaacaacaaaaTCTCGGATCAGCCTCGATGGTTACACAAGGACCGCCTCAATTACCGCCGCAGATGTTTACGACTGCTGCTCAGTTGCTGGATTTGACGGATA AGAAGCTGGTTTTGGTCCTTCGTGATGGGAGAAAATTGGTTGGGGTGTTGAGGAGTTGGGATCAGTTTG CGAACCTCGTGCTTCAAGATACCGTCGAACGAATCTACGCCGGGGGCCTTTATGCCGATATTCCCCGGGGGATCTTCATTGTTCGGGGAGAGAATGTCTTGTTGCTTGGGGAAATT GATCTAGATAGGGAAGACGATGTCCCCCCGAATATCCAACAAGCGCCATTCGAAGAAGTCTAtgcattgaagaaaaaggaggacTCGGAACGGCAGACCAGCGACAAGAAACGACATGGCAATTTACAAAAACTGGGATTCGAAGCTGAACATAGTGGGGAGACTCTTCTGTTTTAG